A genomic window from Indioceanicola profundi includes:
- a CDS encoding ISL3 family transposase produces the protein MPRRILPLIPAGLSVEQVVPEPAKISIIVEPVPGTATCPICQQRSSHVHGRYRRTLADLPWQGRAVALVVRARKFRCTRRGCPRRIFAERLPEVPAWARRTGRMAGILHQIGLALGGSAGSHLSQRLAMTVSDDSLLRLVQRRAVPLAQTPRLLGVDDFAWRRGQRYGTILLDLETHKVVDLLPDREGATFAAWLKDHPGVEVVARDRANAYAEGIRVGAPEAIQVADRWHLLRNSTDAFQTVLDRNWPRLRDAAKAVLARAVGALPEPGPKVPTKAELRQRAAQADRVQRFEEVARLAHAGMGLRAIRRETGLSRNTIRRWLHEGRPRDWKKGGRASIIDPFLPYLRKRLGEGCHNATQLWRDIQQQGYPGKVILVRATVARLRNGDPAYAPAPAQPTWRRPSTRQLARMLLGSSKPTGMDAAYVDEVLAGEGEIPAATALARRFSDMVRAKDKAAFPAWLADARGGVLGGFAEGLRRDRAAVEAALSLPWSTGPVEGKITKLKLIKRAMYGRASISLLRHRLIAA, from the coding sequence GTGCCCAGACGCATTCTTCCTCTCATTCCGGCTGGCCTCTCGGTTGAGCAGGTTGTGCCGGAGCCCGCCAAGATCAGCATCATCGTCGAGCCGGTGCCCGGCACGGCGACCTGCCCCATTTGCCAGCAGCGGAGCAGCCATGTACATGGCCGCTACCGGCGCACCCTGGCCGACTTGCCGTGGCAGGGGCGGGCTGTGGCGTTGGTGGTGAGAGCACGCAAGTTCCGCTGTACGAGACGCGGTTGCCCCCGCCGGATCTTTGCCGAGCGCCTGCCAGAGGTGCCGGCCTGGGCGCGCCGAACCGGCAGAATGGCGGGCATTCTTCACCAGATCGGATTGGCTCTGGGCGGATCGGCCGGATCCCACCTGTCCCAGCGGCTCGCCATGACGGTCAGTGATGACAGCCTGCTCCGTCTCGTTCAGCGCAGAGCCGTGCCGCTGGCACAAACGCCACGTCTGCTGGGCGTGGACGACTTCGCCTGGCGCCGCGGTCAGCGATACGGCACCATCCTGCTCGATCTGGAAACTCACAAGGTCGTGGATCTCCTGCCTGACCGCGAGGGTGCCACCTTTGCGGCTTGGCTGAAGGACCATCCCGGCGTGGAGGTAGTTGCCCGCGACCGGGCCAACGCCTATGCCGAGGGCATCCGAGTTGGCGCGCCTGAGGCCATTCAGGTTGCCGACCGTTGGCATTTGCTCCGCAACAGCACGGATGCATTCCAGACCGTGCTCGACCGCAACTGGCCCCGCCTGCGCGATGCGGCCAAGGCTGTTCTGGCCAGAGCCGTTGGAGCGCTGCCGGAACCAGGGCCCAAGGTGCCGACCAAAGCAGAGCTGCGGCAGAGAGCTGCCCAAGCGGACCGGGTGCAGCGCTTTGAGGAGGTGGCCCGTCTAGCTCACGCCGGCATGGGATTGCGGGCCATCCGGCGGGAAACCGGCCTGAGCCGCAACACGATCCGGCGTTGGTTGCACGAGGGCCGCCCACGCGACTGGAAGAAGGGTGGGCGCGCCAGCATCATTGACCCGTTCCTTCCCTATCTGCGCAAGCGCCTGGGTGAGGGGTGCCACAATGCCACCCAGCTGTGGCGGGACATCCAGCAGCAGGGCTATCCAGGCAAGGTCATTCTGGTCCGGGCTACCGTTGCCCGGCTCCGGAACGGCGATCCCGCCTATGCTCCCGCTCCAGCACAGCCGACTTGGCGCCGGCCCAGCACCCGCCAACTCGCCCGCATGCTGCTGGGCAGCTCCAAGCCGACCGGGATGGACGCCGCGTATGTGGACGAGGTGCTGGCCGGTGAGGGTGAGATCCCGGCTGCGACAGCGCTGGCCAGGCGGTTCTCGGATATGGTCCGGGCGAAGGACAAAGCCGCGTTCCCGGCCTGGCTTGCCGATGCGCGCGGGGGAGTGCTCGGCGGCTTTGCCGAGGGCCTCCGGCGTGACCGGGCCGCCGTTGAAGCCGCCTTGTCACTGCCCTGGAGCACGGGTCCGGTCGAGGGCAAGATCACCAAGCTGAAGCTGATCAAGCGCGCCATGTACGGCCGCGCCAGCATCAGCCTGCTCCGCCATAGGCTCATCGCCGCATGA
- a CDS encoding site-specific integrase has product MLATLGPGLAGQRDRALLLIGFVGAFRRSELVGLDVEITSAGLRLRLQPGKADAGGPGRWQERS; this is encoded by the coding sequence ATGCTGGCCACATTGGGCCCGGGTCTGGCGGGGCAGCGCGACCGAGCCCTCCTGCTTATTGGCTTCGTCGGGGCCTTCCGGCGGTCGGAGTTGGTGGGGCTGGATGTGGAGATTACCAGCGCAGGTCTGCGGCTGCGCCTCCAGCCCGGCAAGGCCGATGCTGGCGGCCCCGGCAGATGGCAGGAGCGGAGCTGA
- a CDS encoding MbcA/ParS/Xre antitoxin family protein: protein MPQLLRTTVEDPATVDVTPAEAAAMMRAVFNLFVRWGVNDTQARILLGQPSPSTFYRWKRGDISSVPRDTAWRLGDLMGIHKALRYMFAEPVRAYDWIKKPNAAFAGKSALDRMLAGAPSDITAVRAYLDAERSGW from the coding sequence ATGCCACAGCTGCTGAGGACCACGGTCGAAGATCCGGCGACTGTTGACGTCACGCCGGCAGAGGCCGCCGCCATGATGCGCGCAGTCTTCAACCTCTTCGTCCGCTGGGGCGTGAATGATACCCAGGCCCGCATATTGCTGGGCCAGCCGAGCCCGTCCACCTTCTACCGCTGGAAGCGCGGCGACATCAGCAGCGTGCCCCGGGACACCGCCTGGCGTCTCGGCGACCTCATGGGCATTCACAAGGCCCTGCGATACATGTTTGCCGAGCCGGTGCGGGCCTATGACTGGATCAAGAAGCCCAACGCGGCATTTGCCGGCAAGTCGGCCCTCGACCGCATGCTCGCCGGTGCGCCGAGCGATATCACGGCCGTGCGCGCCTATCTCGACGCGGAGCGCAGCGGATGGTAG
- a CDS encoding RES family NAD+ phosphorylase — MVAPPTENIDWRPAYRIIRTIYPPVFLFEDIADPADWDLIASAEAKTNPRVRDQVGNLSLVPADKRLSGPTASLAMGAFTHASPDRPGRFSDGSYGIWYCGDRFEVALMETVHHHERFMRRTHEPAGSSQFRELNARVACALHSIRGGGFDACLDPDSWAAGQALGASLRASGGNGILYPSVRYPAGNAAALFWPNLISLPITQARTLYYHWDGARVSRYFIAGGANWYGLP; from the coding sequence ATGGTAGCGCCGCCAACCGAGAACATCGATTGGCGCCCCGCTTACCGCATCATCCGCACCATCTACCCGCCGGTGTTCCTGTTCGAGGACATCGCGGATCCGGCCGACTGGGATCTGATCGCCAGCGCCGAAGCCAAGACCAACCCGCGGGTCCGGGACCAGGTCGGCAATCTGAGCCTTGTGCCGGCGGACAAGCGGCTGTCCGGCCCCACCGCCAGCCTTGCCATGGGGGCGTTCACGCATGCCTCTCCGGACCGGCCCGGCCGGTTTTCCGACGGCTCCTACGGGATCTGGTACTGCGGGGACAGGTTCGAGGTGGCGCTCATGGAAACCGTGCACCACCATGAACGCTTCATGCGGCGGACACATGAACCGGCCGGCAGCAGCCAGTTCAGGGAGCTGAACGCCCGGGTGGCGTGCGCGCTGCACAGCATCCGCGGCGGCGGGTTCGACGCCTGCCTCGACCCGGACAGCTGGGCGGCAGGCCAGGCGCTCGGGGCCAGCCTGCGGGCATCCGGAGGCAATGGTATTCTCTACCCCAGCGTCCGATATCCGGCCGGCAATGCGGCGGCGCTGTTCTGGCCGAACCTTATCAGCCTGCCCATCACCCAGGCCCGGACCCTCTATTATCATTGGGATGGCGCCCGGGTCAGCCGGTACTTCATCGCTGGCGGCGCGAACTGGTATGGGCTTCCCTGA
- a CDS encoding Fic family protein, with translation MALAIQIPFSGPVSVFQERRLPETASPAGYSALIGAYGLKVPLPRLLCAIGARHRVLERDGWRILTPRHAPAASLDGHLTFALKYEGLDLAVLKRLFLATGPTPVEALVRAKPTGTYARRIWFLYEWLNADRLDLPDAQTGKYTDVLDTSLQWGVAGETAPRYRLRNNLPGTSSFCPLVFRTEKLEKLIALDLPQRAKDIVADIPRDLLARTAAFLLLKDSKSSYAIEGEHPPQDRIQRWGRAIGEAGRKPLDTDELLRLQRIVIGDARFIKLGFRDEGGFVGEHDRDTRLPLPDHISAKAEDLPALVRGMIAFAQGPAQKMDAVIAAAVLAFGFIYIHPFEDGNGRLHRYLIHHVLAERGYNPPGLVFPVSAAILDQIDCYRETLETYSQRLLPHVSWEPTAQFNVRVLNDTADFYRFFDATPHAEFLYDCVQRTIEHDLPYETDFLRRYDEFHNRIQAMVDMPERTVDLLFRFLKQNSGKVSNRARAREFAALNDEEVEKIEAIFAKAFEVPPGI, from the coding sequence ATGGCTTTGGCTATACAGATTCCGTTTTCAGGGCCCGTATCCGTTTTTCAGGAGAGACGGCTTCCTGAGACCGCGAGTCCTGCGGGCTACAGCGCTCTAATCGGTGCGTACGGGCTGAAAGTGCCGCTGCCACGCCTTCTCTGCGCCATCGGTGCGCGCCACCGTGTTCTTGAACGGGATGGCTGGCGCATCCTGACGCCGCGCCATGCGCCGGCCGCGAGCCTGGACGGCCACCTGACCTTCGCCCTTAAATATGAGGGGCTCGACCTCGCGGTCTTGAAGCGGCTCTTCCTCGCGACTGGGCCTACCCCTGTTGAAGCGCTGGTCCGTGCTAAACCAACCGGGACATATGCCCGGCGCATCTGGTTCCTGTATGAATGGCTGAACGCCGACAGGCTTGACCTGCCGGACGCGCAGACCGGTAAATACACCGACGTTCTGGATACCAGCCTGCAATGGGGAGTCGCGGGCGAAACAGCCCCACGCTACCGGCTGAGAAACAACCTGCCCGGCACCTCATCATTCTGCCCACTGGTCTTCCGGACCGAGAAGCTTGAAAAGCTCATTGCCCTCGACTTGCCGCAGCGGGCGAAGGACATTGTCGCGGACATACCGCGCGATTTGCTCGCCCGCACTGCCGCCTTCCTGCTGCTTAAAGACTCAAAATCAAGCTATGCAATCGAGGGCGAACACCCGCCGCAGGACCGTATCCAGCGCTGGGGCCGTGCCATCGGCGAGGCCGGCCGCAAGCCCCTCGACACTGACGAGCTGCTCCGCCTGCAACGCATTGTCATCGGCGATGCCCGCTTTATAAAGCTCGGCTTCCGGGACGAAGGCGGCTTTGTCGGCGAGCATGACCGAGACACGCGGCTGCCATTGCCCGACCATATCAGCGCAAAGGCCGAGGATTTGCCGGCGCTGGTCCGCGGTATGATCGCCTTCGCCCAGGGGCCGGCGCAGAAGATGGACGCCGTCATCGCCGCAGCGGTCCTGGCGTTCGGCTTTATCTATATTCATCCGTTCGAAGACGGAAACGGCCGTCTTCACCGCTATCTGATCCACCATGTCCTGGCTGAGCGCGGCTACAATCCGCCCGGCCTTGTCTTTCCTGTCTCCGCGGCGATCCTCGACCAGATCGACTGCTACCGGGAAACGCTCGAGACCTACTCGCAACGCCTGCTGCCGCATGTCAGCTGGGAGCCGACGGCGCAGTTCAACGTCCGGGTTCTGAACGACACCGCAGATTTCTACCGTTTCTTCGACGCAACCCCCCACGCCGAATTCCTCTATGACTGCGTCCAGCGAACAATCGAGCATGACCTTCCCTACGAGACGGACTTTCTTCGTCGCTACGACGAGTTCCACAACCGCATACAAGCCATGGTCGACATGCCCGAGCGCACCGTCGACCTGCTCTTCCGCTTTCTCAAACAGAATAGCGGAAAGGTCTCTAACCGAGCCCGCGCAAGGGAGTTCGCGGCCCTGAACGACGAGGAAGTGGAGAAGATCGAGGCAATATTTGCCAAGGCTTTTGAGGTGCCCCCGGGAATCTGA